The genomic DNA GCTAATCATCAGAATCACAAGACAAGTAGAATGCTATACGGATTACCTCAAATGGTGGCCACATTCATAAGTTGTGAAGCTTGGCCAGAGTACAATGACAACAATGATGGGTTTAAAACCAGTGGGCGATTTCAAATGGCCAGAGTAGCACTTCTTTAATTGTTTTCGTGGGTTTGAGGTTGTGTTGTGGGCTGAATATCCGAGCTATCAAATGTCCACACCCGAGTACTACAACTCGACCAACCTACTTGATGCCACTATTCAGAGGGGAGGGAACAGTCTACCCTCTTACCCGATTAACTCGATTGAACCTAAGGGTGACCAGGTAAGACACACCCACCACCCCTGATTAGAGTCAAACCTATTGACCATTTTTTTAAAAaggcaataataataataataataataataataataataataataataataataataataataataataataataacaataataataataaaaacaaaataaaataattttaatAGACAAATAAGGGTTTTATAAGGCCTTTTAATTCAATTCAGTTTTGGctgtaaaatcaatcaaaaaaaCTGTAGTTGAATCTGAACAATCGACATCTTTCACAAGGAGGAAGTACTAACCGGTAAGTAAccaaaaaaaccctaatttttttcAATTCATAAAACAATCACACTAAAACAATCACTAATTTCCCAAATCACTTTCAAATATTAAACATTCTAATATTCTTGTAGATAATTTTGATTTGCAATGGTGCTTAAATGGAGCAGAACCCTAGTTAATATATACAGGGTGCAGAACAATTTATGGTTTTCTTGCAGAAGTATTTCTAGGGTTTCCTCTGTTGAACTGCCAAAAGTTGTTGATTATATGgggaaaagttatgctgatataTCAGAGGTAAAATTAAAAATTACTAATTTACAGTCAATCTTTTTCCCTTTTGAACTGAAAATTAACCGTTTTTTTGTATGTGTATATGCAGGGTCATGGATTGGAGCAACTGGTAAGAATAAAGATTACATTTTGTTCCTAAAttgtgtgcacggttcggttcggttaattgcGTTAACCGTAACCGAaaccgaagtcatcggttaatcTGTTTTATTAACCATTTGGTTTTCGGTTAATCGATTCGGTTTATTcggttaatttgtcggttttcggttaaTCGATTTGTTTTATTcggttaatttgtcggttttcggtCCGGTTCGGTTAGTAACTGAACCGGGCTAATTTCTTTTTATTTACAAATACATGTAATAGaggtataaatatataaatacataaaattgaGATTGAATTTCAGGGATTgttctttatctttatacccattttcaggcgctgtcctttatgtttaaaattgacgagttttgtcctttatgttttcatatcatacgtgttttgtcctttaggcctaacccagttagttttttcagttaaatttggtcatatactttgcacatgagggcatttttgtcaattcaaatgtaagttcaacggcagatttacagctcaaagcttctgcaacctttgaattgacaaaaatgccctcgtgtgcaaagcacatgaccaaatttaactgaaaaaactaactgggttaggcctaaaggacaaaacgtgtatgatatgaaaacataaaggacaaaactcgtcaattttaaacataaaggacagcgcctgaaaatgggtataaagataaaggacgatccttgaaattcactctaaaattgaggtataaatacatgaattggatgtataaatatatgaaatggaggtataaaacATAAAATTGAGGTATAAttgtataaaagctagaaatatatcaaaatatgaatggttcagttcggttaattcggttaacCGAGGGTACAAAAAAAACCGATAACCGATCTTTTGTTAATTTCGGTTTGGTTTCGGTTAACGGGTCGGTTATTGTTCATCCCTACCTCTTTTTGTGtagattaatttttttttttaaatttttatagtATGCACAAGATTTGGATATTGGTATGGTTTGATGCTGTCAACTTGCTTAACAGTGGTTTCTGTAGGTAAATTTGAATAAGATGTTTCGTAGTAAGGCGGTTTCATTAGCCCTGCCACCTGGATCGCCTCATAGGATTAACGAGCCTAATTACAAGGGTATTCGCTTGTTTATCCTCAGATTGATGCTCTTTTATAGTAAGCAGAGTATGTCTATTCGAGCAGCGAATGTTATTTACCGTCGCGTTGTTTCTCAAGTTGATAACCCTATGGTTTATGACGGTTCGTTTTTTTATACTCACGTTAATAATTCACCGTCTTTTGCCTCAAATTTGATTAAGTAAGTTGGATTAGTATTGTGTAATCAATGCAGTTTTTAGGTTGGAGAAGACCTTTAGAACGACATTCTCGATGCTCGTTGTGCACGTGTGGCTTTGTTTGCGACGTTTGAAAGTGGAAGGAAAAGAAGGCGTTGAATTGGGTCAATATGTGTATGAGATATACAATCATGATTTGGAGATTAGGGTTTCAAAAGCCGGGGTTAGTCATAATTATAATAATCCGCTTAAGAGTAGAAAATCCGCTGTGCCGGTGCAGCAATGTGTGCCATGTGGAATTGGGGTGCAAACGATCGGCTCTAAAAAAAGCTCGATACGAGCCGAGCTTAAatgagctcgagcccgagcctaaaaactagctcgtttagtaaacgagcccgagccagAGCTTTGCTTGTTGAGCTCGATCCGGTTCGCGAGCCTAGACGAGCCTactgtttatataatttttttgttaatatattaagtatatatttaaataatgataataaattaattataattactatttgtaaaataatgaaaaaataactaactatatatacaataataattataattaataaataataaacgagcTGAGCCCGGGCCGAGCTCAAGCTTGAAAAACTACctacgagccgagctcgagctttagaaacaaagctcgaatcgagctgGGCTCGAGCTTTTAtaagttaaacgagctcgagctcgagcctagtcaagctcggctcgtttgcacctctATGTGGAAGCTTGTGGTTGGTTGAAACAATTTCTTAACTAAAAACAAGAAAGGTCAACTGattttttggtaaaaaaaaagtCAAGGCTATTTTGTCAAACTCATTCGTCAAACTGACCATTTTGGTTATTTCCGTTATGTTATGACGTTATCCATattataaagagtaaattacgtttttgccccctgtggttatatcatttttactatattagtccaaaataagaatttttaacatatctgccccatggtctctataactaaccattttggcccctaagtctaaccattttggcccccatggtctctataactaaccattttggcccccatgatcgctagacttaggggccaaaatggttagatatagagaccatgggggcaaatatgttaaaaattcttattttgggctaatatagtaaaagcgatataaccacaggggccaaaaacgtaatttactctattataaATTAGATATTTTTGTAAAGATTTGATCTTTCCATTAAAGTGCAGGTTAATTTGCTGTTGTCTAAATGGATGAGGGAACTGGAAAAAATATTTTACGGTAATATTGTGGCTTATGACACTGCCATGCTTCCGGAAGCGAAACCAGACGCGTTACACAATACGATATGGAAGTAAGACATTCACTAAACCATGATTTTGAGTGCCTAATCTCATTTTTAATTGGCCCAAACTATCTACACACCACACGCCCaaaaaggtgttttttgtcctatatgcacaCCCTACAGTGTCGAGCTGTGACTAAagcgcggcgttttggtccggttaaccagacaaagactgacggtgtctaacgggtctgttgaccggaccaaaacgccgagctttggccgtgttttggtcctgtcaaccagacaaaaaACTGACCGGGTGTCAGTCTTTTGCCTGGttaacgcggccaaagctcggcgttttggtccggtcaacagacccatCAGACACCCGTCGTCTTTGtctggttaaccggaccaaaacTGCGCTTTAgccacagctcgacactgcagggtgtgcatataggacaaaaaaacacctttttggtgtgccaataggcaaaTGGGTGTGTGAATAGGTACACCCTTTTAATTATGCTTGGCATATGGTATAGGAACGTATTCTCAAGTGATGGTTCACCGACGTATGACGCTGCTGCATTACCAGCTGTCCTGGCAAGTTTTTCACCTCAAGTCATATATTCTTGTTTCGCTTTTTGTGATATCTATATGACCCGTAATTGTGGCGGTAATGGGCATGTTCATTACAAAAACGATTTTAAGTAGAAAACAAAGACAATCGGATAAGCACTTGTATGTGTATTTATGCGGTTTTTGTGGGTTCAACTTAAAATTGGTTATGTAGTGAACGACggtagggctgtaaatgaactgAACGAACATGAAGAAGACCTTTTTTgtgtttgttaagaaatatatgtgttcaaaaactgttcatgaacacttaccgaacgagattttacgttcgtgttcgtttgttaaggaaatgaacttgttcgtgttcgtttgtgttgtttgttaattttaggcaacgaacaaaaacgaatgttgatgaacacaaatgatcacaaactaatgttcatgaacacaaatggagactaacgaacacaaacaagcgttcacaaacaaaatatataatacactgacacacttatttgttgaaattttgaagcatttaaataaaatataaaaactaaaaacactaatgaactatcgaacataaacgaacacgttacggaacgttcacgaacataaatgaacgaacgcggccTCTGTTCACATCCGTTCATTTagctaaacgaacgaaatttcttgttcgtgttcgtttgtttaataaacgaacaaacacaaacTAACTTCCCGCCGcacagttcacgaactgttcaccaAAAGTCTGGTTCGTTTGCAGCTCTAAACAGTGGGTTGTCATTTGTCAAATGTTTTTTGTATACCAATAAATTATGCATAAACTTTGGTAGATATATGCTATCACGTGGCGATTTTTGGTGTTGTAGTCACTAAGTTAGTGTCTTTACATAGAACGATACGCTAATTTGGTCTTCTTAGTTGCTTGTAGTTGtcaattttataaattataagcgACGTGACATGTTTTTCAACAAATTTACAGGCTTTCTCAAGATATGTACGACGAGAATGCACTTGCTTGTCATTAACAGGTTCAAAACACATTTTAAAGTATTTCCTTTTCctttgagtaaactgccaaaatggtccttgaggtttggtcacttttgccaatttagtccaaaactcaaaccttttgaatctgggtccctgtggtttcaattttgttgtcattttcatccaaaatcaaaatctggtcagatttttcagttaacatccaacttttttgtctttttcctctctTTTAACGAAGAGCAAAATGGTTTTTTTAACGTTTtcttataacaaattaaaaaatctgaccattttgcctttcattaaaagggaggaaaatgacaaaaaaaagtATTTCCTTTGGGtgaactgccaaaatggtccttgaggtttggccacttttgccaatttagtccaaaactcaaaccttttgaatctaggtctctgtggtttcaattttgttgccattttcatccgaaatcaaaatctggtcagatttttcagttaatatccaacttttttgtctttttcctctctTTTAATGAAGAGCAAAATGGTTTTTTAACGTTTtcttataacaaattaaaaaatctgaccattttgcctttcattaaaagggaggaaaatgacaaaaaaaagtATTTCCTTTGAGtgaactgccaaaatggtccttgaggtttggccacttttgacactttagtccaaaactcaaaccttttgaatctgggtccctgtggtttcaattttgttgccattttcatccaaaatcaaaatcttgtcagatttttcagttagcATCcaacttttttgtcttttttctctcTTTTAATGAAGAGCAAAAttgttttttaactttttcttataacaaattaaaaaatctgaccattttgcccttcattaaaagggaggaaaatgacaaaaaaaaaactggatgttaactgaaaaatctgacaaGATTTTGATTTTGTATTGAAAcggcaacaaaattgaaatcacagggacccagattcaaaaggtttgagttttggactaaagtgacaaaagtgaccaaaccttaaggaccattttgacagtttactcaTTTCGTTTTCTTATTTTGCTTACAATTGAACTTGTTTCGTTTATGAAATTCGAAACTGACAATGTGTATGTGATTCTGATATGCAGATAAGGAGTCGATGTTTTCTGGCAACTTCATGTTCAGCGCTATCTACAACCCAAACACGCCGCGATAGCTTGTAAATCTGGACCTGTGTTAGTTATGTTTTACAAATTTACACTTACACCCCTtccattttagtttttttttttacatccaTCATATTCTGTCAATTAAATTCTTTTATTAAATGTATAGTAATAAACAAACCTCAAGCGATAAAtgataaaatatattgttattgAATAGGTTACACAAATAGGGATCCTAATGTGTTCACACCAAGATACCATTATGTTACATAGTGAGTTCATGTTTTTAGGTAAAACCAAAACTGTTCATAAATGGAATTTAATATGCAATTATGGTGCTTGATGACAGTCAAAGAAATGGACATTTTCGAATGACAACTATTAGGCTATTTGGTGCGGCGGGAGATTTATTAGTTATATATCATATTAGATGAAATAATGCATGTAAAACATAGAATATAATAATTAAGTCGATTTCTGACCCGCGCGTTGCGATAGACCTATTAAATAGGTAAAAATAGACGCGGTGCGTTGGGTCTGTCAAACGGGAAAAgtagatgaaaaaacgttgaacccacACGCACATTGCGGAGTGTTAACTCGGAAAATTTTAGAATGAAACATTAAAcggaaaatttgcgaaagatgaaaagtataagagatcaaaattgaaagtaaaaaaatgttaggcttaaattgcaaaagatgaaaaacttaaAATCAAagggttaaattacaaaagatgaaaacttttgaattagaagtgaaaatcAAACTAATCAAAGGGTTATTTTACTAAAGactgaaactttagacttaaattgccaaagGTGAAAACTTTAGAGTTAGAAATGAAAATTCCATTTTTTCCCTTATTCATAAacatgttgcttatttatagttttataattataatataatacatATTAAAGGAAATAAAAAACGAACCAAACTTAATAAAAATAAACGAGATAATTGTAAAATACTAATCCTAGAGAACTGAGTTGTGGGAATTGGAATCGGCTCATCCATTACACCCTCCTCGGTTAACCTGTCTTCGCGATTCTTGATGCCATCAACGTCGTAGAGTTGGACAAATATCCTAACATTTCGGTTCACAGGCCTCCATTTGGAAATGTGTTCGTGTTTGTTGCGATGGGTTTCACTCATTTGTTGACAGAATTCGCTAAGCAAAACACATGACCATGAGGCGGTGCTATCAAACCTAATCGTATTGGATGTACTCGTCCAAACTGTGACCAAGGCTATTTCTTAGTCGCCCGTCTAAACCCGTCTTGCCATTTGAGTAAAAAACAACAAACTTCTTTTTTTGTGTAAAGGTTTGAGAGATGTGGTAGGAAGAAGAGTTGGGGATTGTGTGAAAATAATATGTTAATTGGTtggtttaaaaagattttaaataaTACTAAAAAAAATTAGCCTAACGGCTATTTTCCAACATTCAAAATCTCAAGGAGGTGTTGGAGAGTCACCGAGGCCACATGGGCCTTGCTGAGTCCCTCACCGAGTTCACACCCTTAAGCCTTATGCCTCGGGTGTACCCTAACATCTAAGGCGTTAGAAATGACATGTTAACCGATATTGTACATCATTTCCTCTTTGGGTTAAGGGGTGTTAAATGGGTCACTTGTTAATATGTTAACCGAATGTTAAGAGattgaatatatatttttttcttttttaaaccaAAACCACTACTAAATAGGGTTATGTGAAGTTAACGAAATTAAACCATGGGAAAGAATGGGTGATGTGGCATGGTTAAAGTATACCCTAAGCCCATATAGTTAAACTTGGTGAACACAAACATCATGCTTAGCTCTTGTGTGGACAATAGTTTTTTCTTTGAATGGTGAACTTCATATATATGGTTACCACACTCCTTAAATCGGAGAGCCTCGTATTGCCCCACTCTAGCTAggctatgttgtcttaaccgctCTCACGTTGGCTTCACTTTTGGCTTTTTGGGCGTTCATGCGGGAAACCATATCGCCGGCTGCCACTTGACAGtcgttgtgccaccacaagagcaGAACTCTCTGGCGTAACACACGGTGCGACGAAAACCCGGTTGGGCTCTCACACAAGACCTAGTTTAAATCCTTCATTGTCTATATCCATCCCATATGAAATAAGtaggaattgaacttgagtctctaCTAGAAAACCCAAGCCTCCTATCATTACACCACAAATTGGGGGATGTGTGGACAATACTTGAACAACCAAGTTGAGTTTGAGTTCTAATTTCCTAGGCATTGTTCAATTTTAttttagagtgaatttcaagaattgtcctttatctttatactattttcaggcgctgtcctttatttaaaattgacgagttttgtcctttatgttttcatatcatacacgtttcgTCCTttgggcctaacccagttagttttttcagttacatttggtcatatgctttgcacatgagggcatttttgtcaattcaaaggttgcagaagcttgagctgtaaatctgccgttgaacttacctttgaattgacaaaaatgccctcatgtgcaaagcacatgaccaaatttaactgaaaaaactaactgggttaggcataaaggacaaaacgtgtatgatatgaaaacataaaggacaaaactcgtcagttttaaacataaaggacaacgtcTGGAaattggtataaagataaaggacaatccttgaaattcactctttatTTTATTAGAATTTCAACTACTTGCCAGCATTTAATTCTTTAAGTTAATGCAAAGGGTGTAACTGAAAACTTTTTGACTTAATGGATGTAGCTAAAGTCTAACCCATTTTAAAAAGGAGGGTGTTGCAACTTATTTAAATTATACTAGAGCTGTTAAACGAGCGAGTGAGCCAAGCCAAACTTAGCTCCGGCTCGAACTCGACTCGTTACAGGCCAGCTCGCTCCAAAATCTTCCAATCGAGCTACAAGTTAAGCTCGTACCTTTTGCAACTTGAGTCAGCTCGTGACTTGACGAGTTGACTCGTTTTAAAACATCTAGAAGAACTAGATTTGACCGGATAAACAAGCTCTTCATAATTTATATTCACCCTATCAATAAGCCCCAAGATAGCTTGTATTAACCATACTTTTATCAACATGTTTTTTAGTTTAGCAAATTACTAGTTTACCCTTTGATTTCTAAAACAATTTTTTATATTgcttatatttttagaaaatgacATGTAGGGTTATATCAACATAATTAAACCATACAATAAGTACGTGAAAAGATTCCAACCaaataattttaaaaagttaTGCATTGAAGCCTAGAATACAATATTCATTGCATAGATTTTAGGTCTGTCGATTATTATGACCAAAGAAAACCACTGGTCGTAACTTATCATCACAAAACTATATAAATTCAACTTCATTTCCATTGCACAATCCCATCTCCTTACATCGCCAACCGGCTAACCAGACCGGAGCTCGGACTGCTCAGCCGATGGCGTTTTAGGAGCCACATTCAACCATTTTTCCAAGTTCTTGGAAAGATCGGAACGATAATCTTTTGATTTCGTCGTTTTGGTCTTAGAAACATGGATTTTCTTGGATCCATTGTGTTCTTATGTCTTTTCTCCATGACTTTCGCTCAACAAAGCATGGATATCGATCATCTTGATCCCGACCTCCTTCCAAGACCTTTGATCATTGAATTCTCTGAATCCCGGCTCAAGAACATGAGCGATGACATTGCGATGCATTGCACGAGTTGGAGGGTTGCGGTTGAAGCAAACAATTTGGGTCCATGGAAAACGATTCCGGATGAATGTGCGGATTATGTGAAAGATTATATGTTGGGTCGGTCTTATAATGTTGATCTTGAAAAGGTTTCACATGAGTCTGGAATTtatgccaagagcctggaattgGGAGCAGATGGAATGGATGCTTGGGTTTTCGACATCGATGAAACCTTGATCTCGAATCTTCCGTATTACTCTGATCATGGTTACGGGTATTTTTCGGATGAATCTTTGTTATGGTTTTTCTGATTCTTGAGTTCTTGATTTTCCGTATAAACTTTCACATAATAGGCACTTTCATTTGGAATATATATAAATACCACCAACAAGATGTTAATTAATTTATGAAATATTGTTTTGCCACCTCAAGAATTTGATTCAAGAAACCTTGAATTGGAAACATCAAGTTATGTTTCAAGAAAATTTGGAGACACCTTCTATAATGATTCagaaaagagtaaattgccattttagtccctgtggtttggtcaaaaTTGTCATGTTAGTCAAATAGTTTCTTTTTGCTCCTGTGGTCCctaacttttccattttcttgccattttaatcacattgtctaactcagtctaaaaatctggttataaccaaggttatttttggcataactgttgtgtagtgataaccaggggtagtttacaacaAATATTTAATACCAAAAATACCCCTaattataacctggtttttagactaaattaggcaatgtgatcaaaatggcaagaaaaaggaaaagtcagggacccagaggagagAAAAAAACcattggactaaaatgacaatttgaacaaaaattcagggactaaaatgacaatttactcttcaGAAAATAATATTATGCCACCATCAAGATTTTGATTCAAGATTTGAAATCTTGATTTTCCACAATCAAGAACAACAATCTTCATTTGCCACAATCAAGAAATTAAAATAGACTGACTGTAAATATCTTTTTTAAATAAACTTGTTAAACTTACTTATAATCTTCTTATAGTTTCTGATAAAAATCATAAATTACGAATTTCAAGAGAATTCTTGTATGAATTTTTGTGGGAACGTATGTAGGTTGGAACTTTTCAACAATGTTCAATTCGACAAATGGATTCTCGAAGGAGTGGCACCAGCGATCAAACCCAGTTTGAAGCTATATGAAGAGGTTTTAAGTCTTGGTTTTAAGATCATCTTGTTGACTGGGCGAAACGAAAACAAAAGGAACATTACTGTTTCAAATCTAAAGCATGCAGGATATCAGAAATGGGATAAACTCGTTTTAAGGCAAGTTATAAAGCTTTTTAAGTAGAGTTTTATGTTCAAAAACATATATTATACCAATTTcaataacaaatatatatagaAATGAATTAAAATTTTGACATAATAAATATTTTGAAAATTCACAGAGGTGAACACGAGCGTGAAAAATCGGCAAGTGCATTTAAGTCGGATAAAAGGAAAGAGATAATGGAGGAGGGATTTCGAATTCTAGGAAACTCTGGAGACCAGTGGAGCGATTTAACAGGCACTTCAACGGCTAGCAGATCGTTTAAGCTTTCAAACCCTATGTATCATATACCTTGATTGGTTAACATAGTTCATTGTCACAAAATTTGTTTAATACCCTTTGTACATGTAATTTTGTTCTCTACaagcattgttttttttttttcatagaaACGCATGTTTGTTGGTTTCGATATAGTTTGGGTTCCCATAGTGTTAATAATGAATAGTCACTACTACGTTAACTTAAGGGTGTTGTCGAGTCGAGCTGAGACACTGGCAAGTCAACCTTGACTAGATTttgaaactcgaaactcaaaacTTGGCGCAATCTAGACCGAGTCTTTTATTCCAAGAATGAGCTTGTGCTCGTTACGTAATCTACACCATCGAGCTGGGGTTAACTCGATTCAGTTAATAAAAATacttcacaaaataaacaaaaacttCTTACCATTAACAATCTAATTAGTCATTTGATAATGGTATGTCTTTGAGCTACAATTCCTGCTTTATCAACATGGTGAATTCCTTGCAACAGCCTTTAAAAGACAAATCTATAATACATCAGATTAACATTGCAATTATGGAGaacattttagttttttttaaaaactttctTTTCTTGTAATAGAACCTTTGATTTGTAAATCTTAACCTTCTCTAAAACATTTTCTTTCTTGAAATTTAACTTTTCTTGACTTGTTCTTGAAAAcaacattttgaaaatttggttTCACATTTTGTTTTCCCTTAGCCTTTTCAACCTTAGTCTTCGCATTCTATTGAACGTTTGATTCGTCAAACTTTTGATTCACATGTTGCGATTTTGATATGCCAACCTTAGGTTTTACATTCTCAACCTCTGGTTTAGCATTATTTCTCTGATCATTTATGTTAACCTTTGGCTTTTCGCTTGTTGATACATGATTTGTGGACGCAACTCGGCTCGACATGATTCGGATTaagtcacgacattcctccgtcgtgcacAACAACAAAATATGGGCCGAAATAACAAAGGACTTTGAACCTTGTCCTTGGGTTGAAACAATTCGGCGAAACAAACAGCTTGGGCCTCAACTatttgggccaaagcccatatCGGCGAAACGGATTGGATGTCGACGAAACATGGCTGTTTCGTCGACCTTGATCCTGTTTCGTCGCCTGTCTTTCCATTTCGTCGATGTTCATGCGTTTTGCCATGATCTGATTCGCCGTGATGCTGTTTCGTCGATGCTGTGTTGCTGGTTCTATATAAAGACAGACACAAGAGAGCACCGAAGTAGAGAACACAGAACACACACATGAGAGAGAGAGTTTACAGAgcatatttgtaaacattgtattgtaactgtt from Helianthus annuus cultivar XRQ/B chromosome 7, HanXRQr2.0-SUNRISE, whole genome shotgun sequence includes the following:
- the LOC110869157 gene encoding acid phosphatase 1 → MDFLGSIVFLCLFSMTFAQQSMDIDHLDPDLLPRPLIIEFSESRLKNMSDDIAMHCTSWRVAVEANNLGPWKTIPDECADYVKDYMLGRSYNVDLEKVSHESGIYAKSLELGADGMDAWVFDIDETLISNLPYYSDHGYGLELFNNVQFDKWILEGVAPAIKPSLKLYEEVLSLGFKIILLTGRNENKRNITVSNLKHAGYQKWDKLVLRGEHEREKSASAFKSDKRKEIMEEGFRILGNSGDQWSDLTGTSTASRSFKLSNPMYHIP
- the LOC110869158 gene encoding ubiquinol-cytochrome-c reductase complex assembly factor 1 isoform X2, with translation MFRSKAVSLALPPGSPHRINEPNYKGIRLFILRLMLFYSKQSMSIRAANVIYRRVVSQVDNPMVYDVFRLEKTFRTTFSMLVVHVWLCLRRLKVEGKEGVELGQYVYEIYNHDLEIRVSKAGVNLLLSKWMRELEKIFYGNIVAYDTAMLPEAKPDALHNTIWKNVFSSDGSPTYDAAALPAVLAFSRYVRRECTCLSLTDKESMFSGNFMFSAIYNPNTPR
- the LOC110869158 gene encoding ubiquinol-cytochrome-c reductase complex assembly factor 1 isoform X1 → MVLKWSRTLVNIYRVQNNLWFSCRSISRVSSVELPKVVDYMGKSYADISEGHGLEQLVNLNKMFRSKAVSLALPPGSPHRINEPNYKGIRLFILRLMLFYSKQSMSIRAANVIYRRVVSQVDNPMVYDVFRLEKTFRTTFSMLVVHVWLCLRRLKVEGKEGVELGQYVYEIYNHDLEIRVSKAGVNLLLSKWMRELEKIFYGNIVAYDTAMLPEAKPDALHNTIWKNVFSSDGSPTYDAAALPAVLAFSRYVRRECTCLSLTDKESMFSGNFMFSAIYNPNTPR